In Oceanobacillus sp. FSL K6-2867, one DNA window encodes the following:
- a CDS encoding TIM barrel protein encodes MHHHIGLSGSTIMTDPGRFTLLFDMDNVSHIEIGEFPSEDSFRYFTELLDKENVTFGLHSPLYRNQSKYDLLEKVNYQPEQAWRQFESEVKYMSKLGAAYILVHFPYFKEEKEIDTAKLIEDGLIRLQQLQERYSISIVCEPKLGLNRSAFGIKALNDFPVETWDKYGIKLCIDIGDYLLATGDEAKSYIKKWKKHIMVVHLHNVEFHNNKYIWVPVHPSHELDNKHFKVANLIYELSTNSDVFFVFEHTPHTNPTEEFVNEGINWVKDLIDG; translated from the coding sequence ATGCATCATCATATAGGACTTTCTGGCAGTACAATTATGACAGATCCTGGGAGGTTCACTTTATTATTTGATATGGATAATGTGAGTCATATTGAAATTGGTGAGTTTCCAAGTGAGGATTCCTTTCGTTATTTCACAGAATTACTGGATAAGGAAAATGTAACATTTGGATTGCATTCTCCCTTGTACAGAAATCAAAGCAAATATGATTTGCTGGAAAAGGTAAATTACCAACCTGAACAAGCCTGGAGACAGTTTGAATCGGAAGTAAAATATATGTCCAAGTTAGGTGCGGCATATATTTTAGTTCACTTTCCTTATTTTAAAGAAGAAAAGGAAATAGATACTGCTAAATTGATTGAAGACGGGTTAATAAGATTACAACAGCTGCAAGAGAGATATTCGATATCAATTGTATGTGAACCAAAATTAGGGCTTAACAGGTCTGCGTTTGGGATTAAAGCACTTAATGATTTTCCTGTAGAAACTTGGGATAAATATGGAATAAAGCTTTGTATTGATATTGGTGATTATCTATTAGCGACTGGCGATGAAGCGAAGAGTTATATCAAAAAATGGAAAAAGCATATTATGGTAGTTCATCTGCACAATGTTGAGTTTCATAACAATAAATATATTTGGGTGCCTGTTCATCCATCACACGAATTAGATAACAAACATTTTAAAGTAGCAAATCTAATTTACGAGCTGTCGACAAATTCGGATGTGTTTTTTGTTTTTGAGCATACGCCACATACAAATCCAACAGAGGAATTTGTTAATGAGGGAATTAATTGGGTGAAAGATTTAATCGATGGCTAA
- a CDS encoding GrpB family protein codes for MRKVEVCSYTEQWTYMFAKEAEKLKPIFGNQLLDIHHIGSTSIQGLKAKPVIDIMPVVKEINLVEKFNEEMKRIGYEAKGENGIPGRRYFQKEGSNRTHHVHIFQVGSDEIKRHLAFRDYLRSHPDLKEAYGALKENLAKQFPYDMESYINGKDHFVKEMEAKAVQWYKS; via the coding sequence GTGAGAAAAGTTGAAGTGTGTTCATATACTGAACAATGGACTTACATGTTTGCGAAAGAGGCAGAAAAGTTAAAACCTATTTTCGGAAATCAGCTATTAGATATTCACCACATTGGCAGTACATCCATACAAGGGTTGAAAGCTAAACCAGTAATAGACATTATGCCTGTTGTTAAAGAAATTAACCTAGTTGAAAAATTCAATGAAGAAATGAAACGCATTGGATATGAAGCAAAAGGGGAAAATGGAATACCTGGACGAAGGTATTTCCAAAAAGAGGGCAGCAATCGTACCCATCATGTTCATATTTTTCAAGTGGGTAGTGACGAAATAAAGCGGCATTTAGCATTTCGGGATTATTTAAGAAGCCATCCAGATTTAAAAGAGGCTTATGGTGCTTTGAAAGAAAATCTGGCAAAACAATTTCCATACGATATGGAATCTTATATTAATGGTAAAGATCATTTTGTGAAAGAAATGGAAGCTAAAGCAGTACAGTGGTATAAAAGTTAA